In Astyanax mexicanus isolate ESR-SI-001 chromosome 7, AstMex3_surface, whole genome shotgun sequence, the genomic stretch AGAAGAAGGACACAGTATGAAGTTGGCTCAGAACCTGACTGGATAACACTGAAGAAAGCTTTAGAAGAACACATCAGCATCTCTCCGGATTTACTTTGAGTACCTCTCTGTTCAGAAGACATGGGCTTGTGGATTATTTTACCCATTACACTCTCTGCTGTCTCGTTCATCGGGTGCTGGGTGGTGTAAGTTGAACTCTCTCATTTTCCTATCATAGCAGTTAAAGATTTTATGACCCAGGTCAAATTTGTATACAAATGATCTAACAGAGTAGCTtgatacattgtgaggtgttgtTGCTAAGAGCTTTCCAGGTGCCTGACACGCATCTTCTGTCTAAAGTGAAAAAGGCCTTCCTTTAACAGTGTTATTATAGAGATATGAGGATAAATAGAATACTTTCTGTAAGAACCAGTAACACATGTttacactaaaaaaatatatatatataaaagttttcACTTTAATAATTGAAATGAAGTTCCCAAATTTGTGGTAATGTAATTTCATTTGGGTGGATCCCTTATTCTAatttaaatcaagtaaaatataaaaaaactgtttagtgGACAGAACTTAAATTACTGGTATTCATGTTTTTAGTTATGTCTGATTATATTTGATAATAGATAATATTATCTCTCAAAAGGcacatatgtttaaaaaaaatggtctAACCAGCCCAGCAAGGGAACAAAAATAGACAAGAAATGTGGGTGATGATGTCAGAGACTGACGTACTGTATGGCGTTCTCTGCTGGACACTAATCAAACACAATTATTTACACTTTTCTTTTTGTGTATTTGTTCAGTTTGTGCCTAATTCAGTGTTTAAGATGTAAACATTGTCTTTCAGACTGGTTTAGTTTAAGTTTACTGGTTTATATGGTGGAGGTGATCGGGGCCAGGAGCCACCGTGTCtgaagtataaatataaaatgtttttttttttttaacatttcattacTACTCTCCAAAACCACCAGGAATGCTTCATGTTCCTTCTGGATCTTATGTGTAATGTTGATAATAGTCAAATagcaatcaattaaaaaaaaagtacatttctacatttctacataTTTAAAACTAATAATGTTTATTGCCAAAATTCAAAAAACAAccttaaactcagtaactcagcctTTAGGCAATGTATTTATAACTTTTCCAATAATAAAACTTACAGAGAGAAAGATTTTAGAGGCATAAAACACTTCAGTGATTCTGTTCACAATTGCTGTGAATAATTTGTACATTGTGTACATTACTCAAGAACATAATATTTCACACCAAATTGCTCTGATTGGATTTGTATGTGCCAAAAATATTCTGGAAAATAAGTTGAATTTCCTTAACGTCTCAATGTTCAATTCTTCATTTAGTGACTATCAAATTTATCCAAATGAACTGATTTGTCCATTTGTGTATTTTACGTGAATTTGATTAAATGACCATCCTCTAATTTAATGATAATTTGTACATCGTCTAATTTATTGACAATAATCATCCCTTGATGATGTTCAGTAAGGCTAACCCTGTAGGTCTGACTCAAGTCTTTATCAGCCAGTTCCGGGTTATACATTAAACCACTCGTGCTATGCACCGCAGATGCTGGTGAGGCTGTGACTTACTGCAAGTATTGTACAAAAGTCTTAGGCAGTCATTGaaataattttaaatgattttattacGTGTCCAAGTGTGCTTTTGACTGTGAGAAAGTATATAATATTAGAGTAAattagcagctcacctgatttacattATAAAAGGATTGAGCAGATAAACTAGGTATTTAGAAGTAACAATACATACTGGGTGGGGTTGGAAATGGTTACACTTAGACACACATAACATCACAatgcatttgtttgtttggtgtTAATATAGGCATATTCTTCAGTTAGCTTTACTCAGGCATTGATTCAGTAATGTAAATACTGACAAAGGTTAGTAAAAATGgattaaaacatgcttttttttgtttaaccaaATATGTCTTTTTTCTGCAGATATGGCCTTGCAGTCAGCTTTAACCATGTCTGCCCACTCAGCAACTGGTATGTAATTCTTAAATTCTCATATACTCTTATGTTCTCCAGGAATAATATATAAACAAGAACAGATTGTTAGGCCATGCTTGCTCTGAATCTGAATATTTTAAGAGTCACACCTGCTAGTAATAGGAGAAGTCATAGGATAATAGTGGTATCATAAAATTACTCAACATTATTGGGAAATATGCTATTGTTGGTTAAAATTATGTTTAGTTTGCCGCTAGTACATGGCATCATGCATTTGAGAGGTGGACAATTCATTTAGAaaatgagtaaaagaaaagttttgtttgtttgtgtatataaataagtatatattttaaatatatatatttttctaggGAATACAAAAACTCGTGCCTGACAAATGAAACTGAGTTTTGTTGCACAGACAATAATGTACCCACTATAAGGTAAGGCACGCCATTCTCCTCCATTTCCCTGAGTTTTTCTACCATAGTAActtttaataacttttaataatacatatcattattttcttttctttaattacAGCACAAGTGGAACATATTTTCCAGAAAATTCATTATTTAGTGCTACAATTAATGCCGGTTCATTTTTGTGTAAGTATATTTATGTCGGTCTCTATTTTATTAACTTATTACAGTTTCTAATTTTCCAGAATCCTTTAATTTGTCTAAATACTAACTTGATGCATGAACCTGTAACTTACTGATGTACAGTGCATTTAGGCcggaataaagaaaaaacatgtatgttgtctcttttttttgtagTTCTGATTTTCTGCATTTTCCACCATGCACATATTGTGGATAGGAGCATCGCAAACTCCCTCCTCAGTAAATTTGCTATGGTTTTTGGATGCATTGCAGCCATTGGTGCTTTTGTGGCTGGGAACTGCAATGTAAGTATACACAGAATATTCATAACGTTCACCCATTGCCCTGTAAAATTAGATTTTGGTTAAAACAATACAGACTACAGACTTGAGTGTATCTCAACCCTGGTCAGCCCTGGTCCCTGAACTTTTAGCTGTTTTTCCTGCCTCAAAtacacctgatccagctaatcagCTGATAAACACTGAGAAACACTGGACTACTAAGATAACGGTCATATATTTTTCATCTGATCTAGCAGGTGAATCTTCATCGCATatttaacatactgtatttttcatactataaggcgcCCTGGATTATAAGTGCTGGAGAAACCTAAACTAAAAACTCAcctaatgctgtactttagcatagtggctttactgctccttaatacctgactggtagaattcattcatgaggtgcaccagattataaggcacactgtcaatttttgggaaaattacaggattttaagtgtgaGTTATAGTCCAGAAAATACGGTATTGTTCATGTATACGTCAATATTTAGCTAATTTGCTTCCACATATACTGTAACAGGCCTTTGGGGCAGACTTATTACAAgagcttaaagcagcagtccttaagatgtATTCTTCTAAATTGAAAGTAGTAGTGTTCCTGAGCAGTGAGTGGGGGAAATATTAGAGCAAACGGTATCAGCATGATTCTGTTGCTATATCTGCAAGGCCACCTATACTCATTCTCAAAACAGAGGGTGTCTGGTATGTCCTGGGACCTTTTTCTGACTATAACAGGTTTTGTTGGTTACATGAGCAGACACAGcgctgctaatgatgctgatacaAGAACTGCGAACATGGAGAACAATGGAGATATTAGAACAGCAAACGCTGTCCTCTATGTTAGTTAAAATAAAACTGAAGAGAGCTGGAGAACTAAAGGATTGCGCAAAAGGGTCCTCAGTAAAATCACCAGATTTATTAACtctaaaaatgcacattttaaaagtacttgcatgctcagtgcaattataCCTTCTCATCAAAAACGTACAAACTCTCACTTTAACTCACTTTATTACATCACAGAAGCATAACTGGATGGCTTATTTACACTTTTGTGTAATTAGTTGCCCAATCAGAGGTTAAGTAAAGAGCAACCCTACCCTCTTTCAGAATATTTGCATTTAGGCTTAATCCTTATTAATTCCTAATCCAGCAACTCTCAGCATTAAGGTAAATCAGATGATTCTAAGCTATGTCTGGTCTCCCTTAATTACCAGGAGACTAGCTAGTCTCTGAGCAGCCACATGAGTAAGGAGGTCTTGGTTTCCTTCAAAAGCTTGTCGAGAGTGTTGCAAGTCATCCCACGCTTTTATTTTCACATCAGCACAGTCTTAGATCGTGAACATAGGTGTGTCTACAAATGCTTTCTCCCTGAACAGGTTGGGTAGGCCACTGACTGTGTCAACACGATTGGCAATGGTGTGTGTTAGTGGATTGCAGTGCTGTGATATACAGTAATAAGTGAACATGCCTGATTTGTCTTTAGCTACACCGTCAGCATTACTAATACCACTGTGTATTAATTTGACATAAATCACATGA encodes the following:
- the si:dkey-228d14.5 gene encoding transmembrane protein 150A, producing the protein MGLWIILPITLSAVSFIGCWVVYGLAVSFNHVCPLSNWEYKNSCLTNETEFCCTDNNVPTISTSGTYFPENSLFSATINAGSFLFLIFCIFHHAHIVDRSIANSLLSKFAMVFGCIAAIGAFVAGNCNPAELVLLHYLGAALSFVCICFYTVLLTSLTSRCGLTGMESFLYPLRIVSTSIQVVVTILYCIFFVQTSYYFKHLSAVFEWTLSANLELFELSYAVEFYCFSSAMLSVLLERRGEEKPLILS